A genomic window from Gemmatimonadaceae bacterium includes:
- a CDS encoding RHS repeat-associated core domain-containing protein: MTAAADNDLVAAPSLRVGDSLSRSRGAIPNIYVSVPNHWTNLSPTLEVIVSICHQYGVTEVEVTAPIASVNSDAYAQCGSGESGTAYFVNWNPAYDTGMELGANTFTVYACSNWPAYACDERTFTYYREYPEDTETTLTPLDPGTVLAIGQNATLRYRIANGVGYARTYSLAALCTRSASGCSIVGSSHVTIAGGNSATVSVLVSGNSVGMGVVTFRVCRYVDSQDVCSQRTNTHPVPPSAPVARAVTVTPTANTTQQGNGTTFSASFTVGNTGTVATTYTLQASCTVALEATPCKAPATVTIGAGSSSMVTVDSIVAKSFSTPTVGAVYLTARAEGASATGRTAVTVGPNGGSGGAPSVLVASHAVNPGSTLARGQCVSFAAGDAAGVECGDLRLAHPLPTVHTMGRRWTPALTYLSRHANPIALVAADVTTLHATPDTMGISLEITGGASLPMRKFAWPASCRNAACRVVYPVNADSLALATGLYHYTLRAQSPGDSSYAATDTGSFVVVNRIASPFGRGWWLEGLEQVLHLSATHKLWIGGDGSTRLYIRGAGADTANYYAHAPLTRVDTLGHVGSGDWRRLLPDRAYVRFDDNGRHTRTVGRLGDTTVFTYTSDRLTRILLPAPAASSAYLRYELAYSGGLLTQVRAERNPGDSTRTVAVTHAGNGAVDGITDPNAHVVRFDTAGAHGRVGWRRRRIAADTVAFTYDAFGAISQTSIGMQRTGDTTITTRYCPAETRSLVACAWSEGSVGGVPLPSVVTRVDGPRGGLIDVTTFHLNRFGQLDSLFDALGGRTALGRDPDFPGRVLGVQDPTGLTQQAAYNARGLPTSLTTVNPIGTDSNAVTTIAWHTKWHLPLTVAQPLLDSIIHSYDSTWPLRNWTQRSNDSGSRVNFHYDDDNLVDSVVGPGQHTTLWRDALGNVSAVREFAAKITSVRDPFGFEIKREDDAGRFTERIVRNPIGLVDSVITVGLATTRLDSLGDATWDLVPERTRIVHNTYDAEGNVLTIGRWTLGGPGTAGAQTSYLYDAANRVLRHNEAVHPDSFRYDPAGNATIQITRRGHQVRQGYDALGRLLYRFLPEVSAAQVVCEACSNQPPGWIGPRVTFPYFGSPLLGGGTTPSLLIPGDLELFTYDAGGRLLTADNRDARIARSYYANGALKTDTLRLRRYDAADTAASPYATHVYGLTFLVDLLGRRTGRSDTFGRHLKYTYHPETGFLTGLVDSLIGSGSKTTFAMTHNTIGQLLTRQVVGASPGIALTNTYDTAGRLESRSETGFGGYTIFADAFTYDERDKQVSRHSAAWNATLSDTAYVAYDGFGAVSAVTRYVNYGTLGRLTDEFDADALGRVWRTHSNRASPAGRAASDQLYSGDVQTARQPDPLSTVRSGSAPAVTVLDTVTHSFDNARNLVLALQLARRFSHLDGQGEDVFESPLEGSEYAFYAYDALQRLRVSQRSFDRSTGRHLQTEYRYDALGRRVLVRTRADVQTCPDSVSALSGNCLSTMDRFVWDGDELLYELRSAGHAGAGDATLESTTAPSGAAFFGRVRYVHAEGIDDPVLVHKDGSAAFVPHRSGRGTYETGTYVGSGTEVTGYHWPQRYAGVYHAPDARVSPPTATSWQGSLLDGKTDPSGLQYMRNRYYNPASGQFTQPDPIGLAGGLNLYGYANGDPINFSDPFGLCPDSLATAEREECEKAEEAEREQRAAERTAYLSRMHTCTQDTPGFNAMLALSPLGLANMKMGQGFRQPGSSPFTSVDRRFPGLPGANTQGGMPVRTVGSGAVKTAGTLGTGAAVVSTFATTYVVTTLVRCGLEAREP, encoded by the coding sequence GTGACCGCCGCCGCTGACAACGACCTCGTCGCTGCTCCCTCCTTGCGAGTGGGCGACTCGCTCTCGCGTTCACGCGGAGCAATTCCAAACATCTACGTGTCGGTCCCGAACCACTGGACCAACCTGAGCCCGACGCTCGAAGTCATCGTCTCCATCTGTCACCAGTACGGCGTCACGGAAGTCGAGGTGACCGCGCCAATCGCCAGCGTCAATTCGGATGCGTACGCTCAATGTGGGTCGGGCGAGTCAGGAACGGCCTACTTCGTGAACTGGAATCCGGCCTACGACACCGGGATGGAGCTTGGCGCGAACACGTTCACCGTGTACGCCTGCTCGAACTGGCCCGCCTACGCCTGCGACGAGCGGACCTTCACGTACTACCGCGAGTACCCTGAGGACACGGAGACGACGCTCACCCCGCTTGACCCAGGCACGGTGCTCGCGATCGGCCAGAACGCGACCCTGCGTTACCGGATCGCCAATGGCGTCGGCTATGCACGCACCTACAGCCTTGCGGCCCTCTGCACGCGCAGCGCTTCCGGGTGCAGCATCGTCGGCTCCTCCCACGTCACCATTGCCGGTGGCAACTCGGCGACCGTCTCGGTCTTGGTGAGTGGGAACTCGGTCGGGATGGGGGTAGTCACCTTCCGGGTCTGCCGCTACGTCGACTCTCAGGACGTTTGTTCGCAGCGCACGAACACGCACCCTGTCCCGCCGTCGGCGCCCGTCGCGCGCGCGGTCACCGTGACGCCGACGGCCAATACCACCCAGCAGGGCAACGGGACTACGTTCAGCGCTTCGTTCACCGTCGGCAACACCGGCACGGTCGCGACCACCTACACGTTGCAGGCCTCGTGCACCGTCGCGCTCGAGGCCACACCCTGCAAGGCGCCGGCCACCGTGACGATCGGTGCCGGCAGTTCCTCGATGGTGACCGTCGATTCCATTGTCGCAAAGTCCTTCTCGACTCCGACGGTCGGGGCCGTCTACCTCACGGCCCGTGCAGAGGGCGCCTCGGCGACGGGCCGGACGGCCGTCACCGTCGGGCCCAACGGTGGCAGCGGCGGTGCGCCGTCGGTCCTCGTCGCCTCACACGCGGTCAACCCGGGCTCGACCTTGGCGCGCGGACAATGCGTCTCCTTCGCGGCGGGCGACGCCGCGGGCGTCGAGTGCGGAGACCTTCGCCTCGCGCACCCGCTGCCGACAGTCCACACGATGGGCCGTCGATGGACTCCGGCCCTGACCTACCTCAGCCGGCACGCGAATCCCATCGCGCTCGTCGCGGCCGACGTGACGACGCTCCACGCCACGCCGGACACGATGGGCATTTCGCTCGAGATCACCGGCGGGGCGAGTCTGCCGATGCGGAAGTTCGCGTGGCCGGCCAGTTGCCGGAACGCCGCCTGCCGCGTGGTCTACCCCGTGAACGCCGATTCGCTGGCGCTCGCCACCGGCCTGTACCACTACACGTTGCGTGCACAGTCGCCCGGCGACAGCAGCTACGCCGCCACGGACACCGGCAGCTTCGTGGTCGTGAACCGTATCGCCAGTCCGTTCGGCCGCGGGTGGTGGCTTGAGGGGCTGGAGCAAGTCCTTCACCTCTCTGCCACCCACAAGCTCTGGATCGGCGGGGACGGCAGCACGCGACTGTACATCCGCGGCGCGGGCGCCGATACCGCCAACTACTACGCGCACGCCCCGCTGACTCGCGTGGATACGCTCGGGCACGTGGGATCCGGTGACTGGCGGCGCCTGTTGCCGGACCGCGCGTACGTCCGGTTCGACGACAATGGGCGGCACACGCGAACCGTCGGCCGGCTCGGCGACACGACCGTCTTCACGTACACCAGCGACCGTCTCACCCGCATTCTCCTGCCGGCCCCGGCCGCCTCGTCGGCGTATCTGCGCTACGAACTCGCGTACAGCGGAGGCCTCCTCACGCAAGTGCGTGCCGAACGCAATCCGGGCGACAGTACGCGCACGGTGGCCGTGACGCACGCCGGGAATGGGGCCGTGGACGGCATCACGGACCCCAATGCGCACGTGGTGCGCTTCGATACCGCAGGTGCCCACGGCCGCGTGGGCTGGCGCCGCCGCCGCATCGCCGCCGACACCGTGGCCTTCACCTACGACGCGTTCGGTGCCATCAGTCAGACGAGCATCGGGATGCAGCGGACCGGCGATACCACGATCACGACGCGCTACTGCCCGGCCGAGACCCGCAGCCTCGTGGCCTGCGCCTGGTCCGAGGGCAGCGTCGGTGGCGTGCCGCTCCCGAGCGTCGTCACGCGCGTGGACGGTCCGCGCGGCGGCCTCATCGACGTCACCACGTTCCACCTCAACCGCTTCGGACAGCTCGACTCCCTCTTCGATGCGCTCGGCGGCCGCACGGCGCTGGGCCGAGACCCCGATTTCCCGGGCCGGGTGCTGGGCGTCCAAGATCCCACCGGGCTGACGCAGCAGGCGGCCTACAACGCGCGCGGGCTGCCGACGTCTCTCACGACCGTCAATCCCATCGGCACGGACAGCAATGCCGTGACGACGATTGCGTGGCATACGAAGTGGCACTTGCCGCTGACCGTCGCGCAGCCGCTCCTCGACTCGATCATCCACAGCTACGACAGTACGTGGCCACTGCGGAACTGGACGCAACGGAGCAACGACTCCGGCTCCCGCGTGAACTTTCACTACGACGACGACAATCTGGTGGATAGCGTCGTCGGACCCGGGCAGCATACCACCCTCTGGCGCGACGCCCTCGGAAACGTCTCTGCCGTCCGGGAGTTCGCCGCGAAGATCACGTCCGTGCGCGATCCGTTCGGCTTCGAGATCAAGCGCGAGGATGACGCCGGCCGGTTCACCGAGCGCATCGTCCGGAACCCGATCGGTCTGGTGGACTCCGTCATCACGGTGGGGTTGGCGACCACGCGCCTCGACAGCCTTGGTGACGCGACCTGGGACCTGGTGCCGGAGCGCACGCGCATCGTCCACAACACCTACGATGCGGAGGGCAACGTCCTCACCATCGGGCGGTGGACGCTCGGGGGACCCGGTACCGCCGGTGCGCAGACCAGTTACCTCTACGACGCGGCCAACCGCGTCCTCCGGCACAACGAGGCCGTGCATCCGGATTCCTTCCGATACGACCCCGCCGGCAATGCGACGATTCAGATCACGCGGCGCGGGCACCAGGTCCGGCAGGGCTACGACGCGCTCGGTCGCCTCCTGTATCGTTTCCTGCCGGAGGTGTCCGCCGCGCAGGTCGTCTGCGAGGCCTGTTCCAACCAGCCCCCGGGCTGGATCGGTCCGCGCGTGACCTTCCCGTACTTTGGCAGCCCGCTCCTCGGTGGCGGCACCACGCCCAGCCTGCTCATCCCGGGCGACCTCGAGCTGTTCACCTACGACGCCGGCGGACGCCTCCTCACGGCCGACAACCGGGACGCGCGGATTGCGCGCTCGTACTACGCCAATGGCGCCCTCAAGACCGACACCCTGCGACTGCGGCGCTACGACGCCGCCGATACCGCGGCGTCACCCTACGCCACGCACGTCTACGGCCTGACGTTCCTCGTCGACCTGCTCGGGCGACGCACGGGGCGCTCCGACACGTTCGGGCGGCACTTGAAGTACACGTACCATCCCGAGACCGGCTTCCTGACCGGCCTGGTCGACTCGCTCATCGGGTCTGGAAGCAAGACCACCTTCGCGATGACGCACAACACCATCGGCCAGTTGCTCACGCGGCAGGTCGTCGGTGCGTCGCCGGGCATCGCGCTCACCAACACCTACGACACGGCGGGGCGGCTGGAGAGCCGCAGCGAGACGGGCTTCGGCGGCTACACCATCTTCGCCGACGCGTTCACCTATGACGAGCGCGACAAGCAGGTGTCGCGCCACAGCGCGGCGTGGAACGCGACCCTCAGCGACACCGCCTACGTGGCCTACGACGGGTTCGGCGCGGTCTCCGCCGTGACGCGTTACGTGAACTACGGCACCCTCGGCCGCCTGACCGACGAGTTCGACGCGGACGCGCTCGGCCGGGTCTGGCGCACGCACAGCAACCGCGCGTCCCCCGCGGGGCGTGCGGCGAGCGACCAGCTCTACAGCGGCGACGTGCAGACCGCGCGGCAACCCGACCCGCTCTCGACCGTCCGCTCGGGCAGCGCCCCCGCCGTCACCGTGCTGGACACCGTCACCCACAGTTTCGACAACGCGCGCAACCTGGTGCTCGCGCTGCAGCTGGCGCGGCGCTTCTCCCACCTCGACGGGCAAGGGGAGGACGTCTTCGAGAGCCCGCTCGAAGGAAGCGAGTACGCATTCTACGCCTACGACGCCCTGCAGCGCCTGCGTGTCTCGCAGCGCTCCTTCGACCGCAGCACCGGGCGGCACCTCCAGACCGAGTACCGCTACGACGCGCTCGGCCGCCGGGTGCTCGTGCGCACGCGCGCCGACGTGCAGACCTGCCCCGACTCCGTGAGCGCCCTCAGCGGGAACTGCCTCTCGACGATGGACCGCTTCGTCTGGGACGGCGACGAGCTGCTCTACGAGTTGCGCTCGGCCGGGCACGCAGGGGCCGGCGACGCCACGCTCGAGAGCACCACGGCGCCGAGCGGGGCGGCGTTCTTCGGGCGGGTGCGCTACGTGCACGCGGAGGGCATCGACGATCCCGTGCTCGTGCACAAGGACGGGAGCGCGGCCTTCGTGCCGCACCGCAGCGGGCGCGGGACCTACGAGACGGGGACGTACGTCGGCAGCGGGACCGAGGTCACGGGCTACCACTGGCCGCAGCGCTATGCCGGGGTGTACCACGCGCCGGATGCGCGCGTCTCGCCGCCGACGGCGACGTCGTGGCAGGGCAGCCTGCTCGACGGGAAGACGGACCCGAGCGGGTTGCAGTATATGCGGAACCGGTACTACAATCCGGCAAGCGGGCAGTTCACGCAGCCGGACCCGATCGGGCTCGCCGGCGGCCTGAATTTGTACGGGTACGCGAACGGCGACCCCATAAACTTTTCGGATCCCTTCGGTCTCTGTCCCGATTCGCTCGCAACGGCTGAGCGAGAAGAGTGCGAGAAGGCCGAGGAAGCAGAACGTGAGCAGCGGGCCGCAGAGCGTACGGCATATCTCTCGCGGATGCATACGTGCACTCAAGACACGCCGGGCTTCAACGCGATGCTGGC
- a CDS encoding efflux RND transporter permease subunit, with translation MIRWAVSRPAVVWAVAVGIVLGGGVSFTRLALATRTTVELPRLQITATWQGASAELVEMYISSPVEAAAQGVRGVRRTSSESRDGSSRLTIELDPKANVQLTRLAILERLELLRGDFPLGATQPVVGNLVPEALQEPPLLRVLLNGPYTAGALQRIANEVMTPRLSAVSGVSGVSVGGGTEFGASVSYDPLLLRQVGVEPQALANAVREARVVSALGTERMGASRREVVLRDQPGALQELEDLPIRGRGGRVFRLGELAQVRPEEDSRGMFYRVNGNNALSLTVAREAGSDAIKTARAVRAALRTMTPELPPGVRWRVTADESVELDRQLKDLIRRGAIAFVAVALVLIIALRNWRAVALVMGSAAIAIAGTALGLFLLEIPANMLTLAGLGMGIGVLVQNGLVVVERLRSAPDTPEGRANVAQRMMPAVVGATLTTTVVLFPFLYLQGNARAAFFPFAAAFTLGLAWSVVSALVMIPALAAGHGMKETHWPRLQRVYGWTVKKALRWRWVTIVLTTGAIVGLGWVFVKKIPRFAFGGFGTQRNSVSVNISFPRGSDPASLDAAMREMERVVVGREGVEEVIANSYSVSGAGMRVSFTPAAEVTAIPLEVQEALTARAVYIGGASIYVSGQGPAFSSGGGMGSSSNFRIRVLGYSYAAVAELAEDIRARLENIARVRNPIVTSGSFFGGDRAFAVTLDPDRDALARYGVTAAAFTQAVGREVRGPVGGQRLEIGGEEIPVTVKAVGSRERSLDELRDALVPTATGTPARIADLSRVDEREQLAVVTREDQRYLRVVAYEFRGPNRLAQRTHEAFMASISVPPGFTVEDQQLFQNRGDESQKGLWLVFAIGVTLVILAVAMVFDSAWGAAMVFISLPIALAGVVASFWWADAAFTREAAVGVILVVGLAVNQSILLVDAALERRRKSGGRLRASQVYHAALDRSGMILMVTLTTLASLVPLAVGTKSTTLFGAIALATAGGTLAGTLGAMLILPAMLARLRGGARGGPRRRGRWREWRVWGVLAFWRWRRAGVVDAT, from the coding sequence GTGATTCGCTGGGCGGTGAGCCGGCCGGCCGTGGTGTGGGCCGTGGCGGTGGGCATCGTGCTCGGTGGCGGCGTGTCGTTCACGCGGCTGGCGTTGGCCACGCGCACCACCGTCGAGCTCCCGCGGCTGCAGATCACCGCCACGTGGCAGGGCGCGTCGGCCGAGCTGGTGGAGATGTACATCTCGTCGCCGGTGGAGGCGGCGGCGCAGGGCGTGCGTGGCGTGCGTCGCACCAGCAGCGAATCGCGCGACGGCTCGTCGCGGCTGACGATCGAGCTCGACCCCAAGGCTAACGTGCAGCTCACGCGCCTGGCCATCCTCGAGCGGCTGGAGCTGCTGCGCGGCGACTTCCCTCTCGGCGCCACGCAGCCGGTGGTCGGCAACCTCGTGCCCGAGGCGCTGCAGGAGCCGCCGCTGCTGCGCGTGCTGCTGAACGGGCCGTACACTGCCGGGGCGCTGCAGCGCATCGCCAACGAGGTGATGACGCCGCGGCTGAGCGCGGTGAGCGGCGTGAGCGGCGTGTCGGTGGGCGGCGGTACCGAGTTCGGCGCCAGCGTGTCGTACGACCCGTTGCTGCTGCGGCAGGTAGGCGTGGAGCCGCAGGCGCTGGCCAATGCCGTGCGCGAGGCGCGGGTGGTGAGCGCGCTGGGCACCGAGCGGATGGGCGCGAGCCGCCGCGAGGTCGTGCTGCGCGACCAGCCCGGCGCGTTGCAGGAGCTGGAGGACCTGCCGATCCGCGGCCGCGGCGGCCGCGTCTTCCGGCTCGGCGAACTGGCCCAGGTGCGCCCCGAGGAAGATTCGCGCGGGATGTTCTATCGCGTGAACGGCAACAACGCGCTGTCGCTGACCGTGGCGCGCGAGGCGGGCTCGGATGCCATCAAGACCGCGCGTGCCGTGCGTGCGGCGCTGCGCACGATGACGCCGGAGCTGCCGCCGGGCGTGCGCTGGCGCGTGACGGCCGACGAGTCGGTGGAGTTGGATCGGCAACTGAAGGACCTCATCCGCCGCGGCGCGATCGCGTTCGTGGCCGTGGCCCTGGTGCTGATCATCGCCCTGCGCAACTGGCGGGCCGTCGCGCTGGTGATGGGGTCCGCGGCGATCGCCATCGCCGGCACGGCGCTGGGGCTGTTCCTGCTCGAGATTCCCGCGAATATGCTGACGCTGGCCGGGCTCGGGATGGGCATCGGTGTGCTGGTGCAGAACGGGCTGGTGGTCGTCGAGCGCCTGCGCTCGGCGCCGGACACGCCGGAGGGCCGTGCCAACGTGGCGCAGCGAATGATGCCGGCCGTCGTCGGCGCGACGCTCACGACGACGGTCGTGCTGTTTCCCTTCCTGTATCTGCAGGGCAACGCGCGCGCGGCGTTCTTCCCCTTCGCGGCGGCGTTCACGCTGGGGCTCGCGTGGTCGGTGGTCTCGGCGTTGGTGATGATTCCCGCGCTGGCGGCGGGACACGGGATGAAGGAGACCCACTGGCCGCGGCTGCAGCGCGTGTATGGCTGGACGGTGAAGAAGGCGCTGCGTTGGCGCTGGGTCACCATCGTGCTCACCACCGGCGCCATCGTCGGGCTCGGCTGGGTGTTCGTGAAGAAGATCCCGCGCTTCGCCTTCGGCGGCTTCGGCACGCAGCGCAACTCCGTGTCGGTGAACATCAGCTTCCCGCGCGGCTCCGACCCGGCGTCGCTGGACGCGGCGATGCGCGAGATGGAACGCGTGGTCGTGGGTCGCGAGGGCGTGGAGGAAGTCATCGCCAACAGCTACAGCGTCTCCGGCGCGGGAATGCGGGTGTCGTTCACCCCGGCCGCCGAGGTGACGGCGATCCCGCTGGAGGTGCAGGAGGCGCTCACGGCGCGCGCCGTGTACATCGGCGGCGCGAGCATCTACGTGAGCGGACAGGGGCCGGCGTTCAGCTCCGGCGGCGGGATGGGCTCGAGCAGCAACTTCCGCATCCGCGTGCTGGGGTACTCGTACGCGGCGGTGGCCGAGTTGGCTGAGGACATTCGCGCACGGCTCGAGAACATCGCGCGGGTGCGGAACCCGATCGTGACCAGCGGCAGCTTCTTCGGCGGGGACCGCGCCTTCGCGGTGACCTTGGATCCTGACCGCGACGCCTTGGCGCGCTACGGCGTGACGGCGGCGGCGTTCACGCAGGCCGTGGGGCGCGAGGTGCGCGGCCCGGTGGGCGGACAGCGGCTGGAGATCGGCGGCGAGGAGATTCCGGTGACAGTGAAGGCCGTCGGGTCGCGGGAGCGCTCGCTCGACGAGCTGCGTGATGCGCTCGTGCCTACCGCCACCGGCACGCCGGCGCGCATCGCCGACCTCTCTCGGGTGGACGAGCGCGAGCAATTGGCCGTCGTGACGCGCGAGGACCAGCGCTACCTGCGCGTGGTGGCCTATGAGTTCCGCGGGCCCAATCGCCTGGCGCAGCGCACGCACGAGGCCTTTATGGCCAGCATCAGCGTGCCGCCCGGATTCACCGTGGAGGACCAGCAGCTGTTCCAGAACCGCGGTGACGAGAGCCAGAAGGGCCTGTGGCTGGTGTTCGCCATCGGCGTGACGTTGGTGATCCTCGCGGTGGCGATGGTGTTCGACTCCGCGTGGGGCGCGGCGATGGTGTTCATCTCGCTGCCGATCGCGCTGGCGGGCGTGGTGGCGTCGTTCTGGTGGGCCGATGCGGCGTTCACGCGCGAGGCGGCGGTGGGCGTGATCCTCGTCGTGGGCTTGGCGGTGAACCAGAGCATCCTGCTCGTGGACGCGGCACTCGAGCGACGGCGCAAGAGCGGCGGGCGGCTGCGCGCGTCGCAGGTGTATCACGCGGCGCTGGACCGTTCGGGGATGATCCTGATGGTGACGCTCACGACGTTGGCGTCGCTGGTGCCGCTGGCGGTGGGGACGAAGTCGACGACGCTGTTCGGAGCGATCGCGCTGGCGACGGCGGGCGGGACGTTGGCCGGGACGCTGGGGGCGATGTTGATCCTGCCGGCGATGTTGGCGCGGTTGCGGGGTGGGGCGCGGGGAGGCCCGAGGCGGCGTGGGCGCTGGCGGGAGTGGCGGGTTTGGGGGGTCTTGGCGTTCTGGCGGTGGCGACGAGCGGGCGTGGTCGACGCCACATAG